Proteins encoded in a region of the Carassius auratus strain Wakin chromosome 21, ASM336829v1, whole genome shotgun sequence genome:
- the LOC113039042 gene encoding alpha-N-acetylgalactosaminide alpha-2,6-sialyltransferase 6-like, which yields MRQRFVDKQWQQGHRMVIYGAVFLIMTLLILYSSNSSADLYSPFKVNEFHHAVKHTNLKKWAGKEGYIPVYGNKSMKLHCHQCALVTSSSHVLGTHAGDEIDRTECIIRMNDAPTSGYESDVGNRTSVRVVAHSSVFRVVRKPAEFLNRSESPAIIFWGPSTKIGREAKGTLYRLIQRVSMTYSNLSFFLISPSKMQRFDTLFQKETGRDRKKSQSWLSTGWFTMVIAIEMCDNIKVYGMVPPNHCGKRPQPKRMPYHYYKPRGQDECVMYLQNERGRRGSHHRFITEKQVFARWAKQYNISYSHPTW from the exons ATGAGACAGCGCTTTGTAGAtaaa CAATGGCAGCAGGGGCATCGGATGGTGATTTACGGGGCGGTCTTCCTCATCATGACCCTCCTCATCCTCTACAGCTCCAACAGCTCAGCTGATCTTTACAGCCCCTTTAAAGTCAACGAGTTTCACCACGCCGTCAAACACACCAACCTCAAGAAATGGGCCGGGAAGGAGGGATACATTCCTGTTTACGGCAACAAG AGCATGAAGCTGCACTGCCATCAGTGTGCGTTAGTGACCAGCTCCAGTCACGTGTTGGGGACTCACGCCGGAGACGAGATCGACCGCACAGAGTGCATCATCCGCATGAACGACGCCCCAACCTCCGGCTACGAATCAGACGTGGGGAACCGGACCAGCGTGCGCGTCGTGGCTCATTCCAGCGTCTTCCGGGTGGTTCGCAAACCTGCCGAGTTCCTCAATCGCTCAGAGAGTCCTGCCATCATATTCTGGGGCCCGTCGACGAAGATCGGCCGCGAGGCGAAGGGAACGCTGTACCGTCTGATCCAGAGAGTCAGCATGACCTACAGTAACCTGTCCTTCTTCCTCATCTCTCCCAGCAAAATGCAGAGGTTCGACACGCTCTTTCAGAAAGAGACCGGCCGAGACAG AAAAAAGTCTCAGTCCTGGTTAAGCACAGGCTGGTTTACCATGGTCATAGCCATAGAGATGTGTGACAACATAAAGGTTTATGGGATGGTGCCGCCAAATCATTGTGG GAAGCGTCCTCAGCCCAAACGGATGCCCTATCACTATTACAAACCAAGAGGTCAGGATGAGTGTGTGATGTACCTCCAGAACGAGAGGGGGCGCCGCGGATCACACCACCGCTTCATCACTGAGAAACAGGTGTTTGCACGCTGGGCCAAGCAGTACAACATCAGCTACAGCCACCCGACCTGGTGA
- the LOC113039043 gene encoding LOW QUALITY PROTEIN: putative methyltransferase C9orf114 (The sequence of the model RefSeq protein was modified relative to this genomic sequence to represent the inferred CDS: deleted 1 base in 1 codon): MADEPPVKKNKTNNLSNKKGEERKNWKIWKEQKKEEKRQRKESKLIQQLEKQKQKKEEENEQQVQQEPRESKGRSYTLSVALPGSVMENAQSPELRTYLAGQIARACGVFSVDEVVIFDELREDVKSVEGEFRGIGKKGQGCVQLARILQYLECPQYLRKSFFPKHRDLQFAGLLNPLDSPHHMRIDEEVEFREGVVLDHPCKPGKGSFVNCGMRKEVQIDKQLKAGLRVTVRLNNSQNKEGRVYKGVVVAPHVPRTEGGLYWGYSVRLASCLSAVFTECPYTDGYDLTIGTSERGKNADHATLPPFKHMLVVFGGLQGLEASVDTDENLNVTDPSVLFDLYLNTCPGQGSRTIRTEEAILISLSGLRQKIAAVFLDQSKG; this comes from the exons ATGGCTGATGAACCTCCagtgaagaaaaataaaacaaataatctcTCAAATAAAAAG GGCGAAGAGAGAAAAAACTGGAAGATATGGAAAGAACAAA agaaagaagagaagagacaacGCAAAGAGAGCAAACTCATCCAACAGCTGGAGAAACAGAAGcagaagaaagaggaggagaaCGAGCAGCAGGTTCAGCAGGAACCGAGGGAAAGTAAAG GTCGCTCGTATACGTTGAGCGTGGCTCTGCCCGGTTCAGTGATGGAGAATGCTCAGTCCCCAGAGCTGCGTACGTACCTGGCGGGTCAGATCGCCCGGGCCTGTGGTGTTTTCAGTGTGGATGAGGTGGTCATATTCGATGAGCTGAGGGAGGACGTCAA gaGCGTTGAGGGAGAGTTCAGAGGCATTGGTAAGAAAGGCCAGGGCTGCGTCCAGCTCGCACGGATCTTGCAATACCTCGAGTGTCCACA GTATCTGCGGAAATCTTTCTTCCCGAAGCATCGAGACCTGCAGTTTGCTG GTCTGTTGAATCCTCTGGACAGCCCACATCACATGCGCATCGATGAGGAGGTGGAGTTTCGAGAGGGGGTGGTGCTCGATCACCCGTGCAAACCGGGGAAAGGGTCCTTCGTCAACTGCGGGATGAGGAAG GAAGTTCAGATTGATAAACAGCTAAAAGCTGGACTGAGAGTGACTGTACGGCTAAACAACAGCCAAAacaaag agggaAGGGTGTATAAAGGGGTTGTTGTGGCTCCTCACGTCCCGAGGACAGAGGGCGGGCTTTACTGGGGCTACAGCGTCCGTCTGGCTTCCTGTCTCA gtgccgTGTTCACAGAGTGTCCATATACAGATGGATATGATCTGACCATCGGTACatcagagagagga aaaaacgCAGATCACGCCACGCTTCCTCCATTCAA GCACATGCTGGTGGTGTTCGGAGGTCTTCAGGGTTTGGAAGCGAGTGTTGATACCGATGAGAACCTGAACGTCACTGATCCCAGCGTGCTCTTTGACCTTTACCTCAACACCTGTCCTGGGCAGGGCAGTCGCACCATCCGCACCGAG GAGGCCATATTAATCAGTTTATCAGGACTCAGGCAGAAAATCGCAGCTGTATTTCTAGACCAATCCAAAGGATGA
- the LOC113039044 gene encoding ribosome biogenesis protein NSA2 homolog: MPQNEHIELHRKRHGYRLDHHERKRKKESREAHERSHKAKKMIGLKAKLYHKQRHAEKIQMKKTIKMHEQRKSKQKDDDKTPEGAVPAYLLDREGQSRAKVLSNMIKQKRKEKAGKWEVPLPKVRAQGETEVLKVIRTGKRQKKAWKRMVTKVCFVGDGFTRKPPKYERFIRPMGLRFKKAHVTHPELKATFCLPILGVKKNPSSSLYTTLGVITKGTVIEVNVSELGLVTQGGKVIWGKYAQVTNNPENDGCINAVLLV; encoded by the exons ATG ccGCAGAACGAGCACATCGAGTTACACCGCAAGCGGCATGGCTACCGTCTGGACCACcacgagaggaagaggaagaaggagagccGAGAGGCGCACGAGCGATCACACAAAGCCAAAAAGATGATCGGCCTCAAAGCCAAACTCTACCACAAACAGAGACATGCGGAGAAGATCCAGATGAAGAAGAC cATAAAGATGCACGAGCAGAGGAAGAGCAAACAGAAGGATGATGACAAGACGCCAGAAGGGGCGGTGCCTGCTTACCTGCTGGACAGAGAGGGCCAATCACGCGCCAAAGTCCTGTCCAACATGATCAAACAGAAGCGGAAAGAGAAAGCT ggAAAGTGGGAGGTTCCTCTCCCGAAGGTCCGAGCCCAGGGTGAAACTGAGGTTCTGAAGGTCATCCGCActggaaagagacagaaaaaggCCTGGAAGAGGATGGTGACCAAAGTCTGCTTCGTAGGAGACGGATTCACACGCAAACCGCCCAAATATGAGCGCTTCATCAGACCTATG GGTCTGAGGTTTAAGAAGGCACACGTCACTCATCCTGAGCTGAAGGCCACGTTCTGTCTCCCCATCCTTGGGGTGAAGAAGAACCCCTCTTCCTCCCTCTACACCACTCTAGGGGTCATCACCAAGGGAACGGTCATCGAGGTCAACGTCAGTGAGCTTGGATTGGTCACACAGGGTGGAAAGGTCATCTGGG GTAAATACGCCCAAGTGACGAATAACCCAGAAAACGATGGTTGCATCAATGCTGTGTTGCTTGTGTGA
- the LOC113039045 gene encoding torsin-1A-like isoform X2, translating into MKVRPSRSWTTVLHLIVISGLIVEAIEPVSTSLLLGTGAAVLGRKLYHYLYETCDENWLKFNATGLKHDLDKKLYGQHVAHQVILKAVTGFMNNENPKKPLVLSLHGWTGTGKNFVSQLIAENIYQKGMKSNFVHLFTATAHFPHEAHIDKYKTHLQEWIRGNVSICPRSMFIFDEMDKMHPGLIDSIKPYLDFYDNLNGVSYRQAIFIFLSNSGGEKIVEVALDFWKEGKEREEINLKDLEVALSLSVFNNKNSGFWHTSLIDKNLVDFFVPFLPLEYKHVIQCGLAEMVSKGHAPDKEVVETMARDLNYFPKEERVFSMQGCKVIPARLDFYV; encoded by the exons atgaaagttcGACCGTCTCGCTCGTGGACAACTGTGCTGCACTTAATCGTGATCTCAGGGCTGATCGTGGAGGCCATAGAGCCCGTGTCCACCTCGCTGCTGCTGGGGACAGGAGCTGCAGTGCTGGGCAGGAAACTCTATCACTATTTATATGAAACATGTGATGAAAACTGGCTCAAATTTAATGCAACAG GACTGAAGCATGACCTCGACAAGAAGCTGTACGGACAGCATGTCGCTCATCAGGTCATCCTGAAAGCCGTCACAGGCTTCATGAACAACGAAAACCCAAAGAAACCGCTGGTTCTGTCCCTCCACGGCTGGACTGGGACCGGGAAGAATTTCGTGAGCCAGCTTATAGCGGAAAATATTTACCAGAAAGGGATGAAGAGCAACTTTGTTCATCTGTTTACAGCGACAGCACACTTTCCTCACGAGGCTCACATTGACAAGTACAAG ACACACTTACAGGAGTGGATACGAGGAAATGTTTCTATTTGTCCTCGTTCGATGTTCATCTTTGATGAAATGGATAAAATGCATCCCGGGCTGATCGACAGTATTAAACCTTACCTGGACTTCTATGACAACCTGAATGGAGTCTCTTATAGACAGGCcatcttcatcttcctcag CAACTCTGGAGGTGAGAAGATCGTTGAGGTGGCTCTGGATTTCTGGAAGGAGGGTAAAGAACGAGAGGAGAtcaatctgaaggatctggaggtGGCACTGTCGCTCTCCGtcttcaacaacaaaaaca GTGGATTCTGGCACACAAGCTTAATCGATAAGAACCTGGTGGATTTCTTCGTGCCGTTTCTTCCTCTGGAGTACAAGCACGTCATTCAGTGTGGTTTGGCTGAGATGGTCTCCAAGGGTCATGCCCCAGATAAAGAAGTGGTTGAAACCATGGCTCGTGACCTGAACTACTTCCCTAAAGAGGAGCGTGTCTTCTCCATGCAGGGCTGCAAGGTCATTCCCGCAAGACTGGACTTCTATGTTTGA
- the LOC113039045 gene encoding torsin-1A-like isoform X1: MRLTCRLLVAGCVCWSWSVTAGIEPISTSIAVGMAAALTGFLARYQHLLYYFQECCRPEWISYNKTGLKHDLDKKLYGQHVAHQVILKAVTGFMNNENPKKPLVLSLHGWTGTGKNFVSQLIAENIYQKGMKSNFVHLFTATAHFPHEAHIDKYKTHLQEWIRGNVSICPRSMFIFDEMDKMHPGLIDSIKPYLDFYDNLNGVSYRQAIFIFLSNSGGEKIVEVALDFWKEGKEREEINLKDLEVALSLSVFNNKNSGFWHTSLIDKNLVDFFVPFLPLEYKHVIQCGLAEMVSKGHAPDKEVVETMARDLNYFPKEERVFSMQGCKVIPARLDFYV, encoded by the exons ATGCGGTTGACATGTCGGCTGCTGGTCGCTGGCTGTGTTTGCTGGAGTTGGTCGGTCACGGCGGGGATAGAGCCCATCAGCACCAGCATCGCGGTCGGGATGGCCGCGGCTCTCACCGGATTCCTGGCCCGGTATCAGCACTTGCTCTATTACTTCCAGGAGTGCTGCAGACCGGAGTGGATCTCATACAACAAAACAG GACTGAAGCATGACCTCGACAAGAAGCTGTACGGACAGCATGTCGCTCATCAGGTCATCCTGAAAGCCGTCACAGGCTTCATGAACAACGAAAACCCAAAGAAACCGCTGGTTCTGTCCCTCCACGGCTGGACTGGGACCGGGAAGAATTTCGTGAGCCAGCTTATAGCGGAAAATATTTACCAGAAAGGGATGAAGAGCAACTTTGTTCATCTGTTTACAGCGACAGCACACTTTCCTCACGAGGCTCACATTGACAAGTACAAG ACACACTTACAGGAGTGGATACGAGGAAATGTTTCTATTTGTCCTCGTTCGATGTTCATCTTTGATGAAATGGATAAAATGCATCCCGGGCTGATCGACAGTATTAAACCTTACCTGGACTTCTATGACAACCTGAATGGAGTCTCTTATAGACAGGCcatcttcatcttcctcag CAACTCTGGAGGTGAGAAGATCGTTGAGGTGGCTCTGGATTTCTGGAAGGAGGGTAAAGAACGAGAGGAGAtcaatctgaaggatctggaggtGGCACTGTCGCTCTCCGtcttcaacaacaaaaaca GTGGATTCTGGCACACAAGCTTAATCGATAAGAACCTGGTGGATTTCTTCGTGCCGTTTCTTCCTCTGGAGTACAAGCACGTCATTCAGTGTGGTTTGGCTGAGATGGTCTCCAAGGGTCATGCCCCAGATAAAGAAGTGGTTGAAACCATGGCTCGTGACCTGAACTACTTCCCTAAAGAGGAGCGTGTCTTCTCCATGCAGGGCTGCAAGGTCATTCCCGCAAGACTGGACTTCTATGTTTGA
- the LOC113039047 gene encoding torsin-1A-like, with amino-acid sequence MTDRMPPQVTLLLVGAGLAALGATYWHFYWRKEVCYGSWTSLNKTGLKCDLKNKLFGQHIVAKVILKAVTGFMNNKNPKKPLVLSLHGWTGTGKNYVSQLIAENIYQKGMKSNFVHLFTATTHFPHEAHIDKYKTQLVEWIRGNVSICPRSMFIFDEMDKMHPGLIDSIKPYLDFYDNLNGVSYRQAIFIFLSNTGGEKIVEVALDFRRDGREREEIQLKDIEMALSLSVFNNKSSGFWHTSLIDKNLVDFFVPFLPLEYKHVIQCGLAEMARKGHVKNKKVVVKMARDLNYFPKEEKRIFSVQGCKVISSRLDFYI; translated from the exons ATGACGGACCGAATGCCTCCTCAGGTCACCCTTTTACTTGTGGGTGCAGGACTTGCTGCTCTGGGTGCAACATACTGGCATTTCTATTGGAGGAAGGAAGTCTGTTATGGGAGCTGGACCAGTCTCAATAAAACTG GACTGAAGTGTGACCTAAAAAACAAGCTTTTTGGGCAACACATTGTTGCTAAGGTCATCCTGAAAGCCGTCACAGGCTTCATGAACAACAAAAACCCAAAGAAACCGCTGGTTCTGTCGCTCCACGGATGGACCGGGACCGGGAAGAACTACGTGAGCCAACTTATAGCGGAAAATATTTACCAGAAAGGGATGAAGAGCAACTTCGTTCATCTGTTTACAGCAACAACACACTTTCCTCACGAGGCTCACATTGACAAGTACAAG ACGCAGTTAGTGGAGTGGATACGAGGGAATGTTTCTATCTGTCCTCGTTCGATGTTCATCTTTGATGAAATGGATAAAATGCATCCCGGGCTGATCGACAGTATTAAACCTTACCTGGACTTCTATGACAACCTGAATGGAGTCTCTTATAGACAGGCcatcttcatcttcctcag caacaCCGGGGGTGAGAAGATCGTTGAGGTGGCTCTGGATTTCCGGAGGGATGGTAGAGAACGAGAGGAGATCCAGCTGAAGGATATAGAGATGGCACTTTCCCTCTCCGTCTTCAACAACAAAAGCA GTGGATTCTGGCACACAAGCTTAATCGATAAGAACCTGGTGGATTTCTTTGTGCCGTTCCTTCCTCTGGAGTACAAGCACGTCATTCAGTGTGGTTTGGCTGAGATGGCCAGAAAGGGTcatgtcaaaaataaaaaggtGGTTGTAAAGATGGCCCGTGACCTGAACTACTTCCCTAAGGAAGAGAAGCGTATCTTCTCCGTGCAGGGCTGCAAGGTAATTTCCAGCAGACTGGACTTCTAtatttaa